The following are encoded in a window of Pristis pectinata isolate sPriPec2 chromosome 1, sPriPec2.1.pri, whole genome shotgun sequence genomic DNA:
- the spopla gene encoding speckle-type POZ protein-like A isoform X3: MSRVPTPPPPGEMSSGPVAESWCYTQVKVVKFSYMWTINNFSFCREEMGEVLKSSTFSSGPNDKMKWCLRVNPKGLDEESKDYLSLYLLLVSCPKSEVRAKFKFSLLNAKREETKAMESQRAYRFVQGKDWGFKKFIRRDFLLDEANGLLPDDKLTLFCEVSVVQDSVNISGQSNMNTLKVPECRLADDLGNLLESSRFTDCSLYVGGQEFKAHKSILAARSPVFNAMFEHEMEESKKNRVEINDVDPEVFKEMMRFIYTGKAPNLDKMADNLLAAADKYALDRLKVMCEETLCSNLSVENVAEILILADLHSAEQLKAQAIDFINRCSVLRQLGCKDGKNWSNNHATDVMETEGWKSMIHSHPHLVAEAFRALATAQCPPFGIPRKRLKQS; the protein is encoded by the exons GTAAAAGTGGTAAAGTTCTCCTACATGTGGACCATCAATAACTTCAGCTTTTGTCGAGAGGAAATGGGTGAAGTTTTAAAGagttcaactttctcatctgggCCAAATGATAAAATGAAGTG GTGCCTCAgagtaaacccaaagggtttagATGAAGAAAGCAAAGACTACCTTTCCTTGTATTTGCTTTTAGTTAGTTGTCCAAAAAGTGAAGTTCGAgcaaaatttaaattttctttattaaatgcaaaaagagaagaaacaaaagctatGG aaaGTCAAAGGGCATATCGATTTGTCCAAGGCAAGGACTGGGGTTTCAAAAAATTTATCCGTAGAGACTTTCTTCTAGATGAAGCGAATGGTCTTCTTCCAGACGATAAACTTACGCTGTTTTGTGAA GTGAGTGTAGTTCAAGACTCTGTTAATATATCCGGCCAATCAAATATGAATACGTTAAAGGTTCCAGAATGTCGTCTGGCAGATGATTTGGGGAATCTGTTGGAAAGTTCTAGATTCACAGATTGCTCCCTTTATGTAGGAGGGCAAGAATTCAAAGCTCACAAATCAATTTTAGCAG CTCGTTCTCCTGTTTTTAATGCTATGTTTGAACATGAAATGGAAGAAAGCAAGAAG AATAGAGTAGAAATTAATGATGTAGATCCAGAAGTTTTTAAGGAAATGATGAGATTTATCTACACAGGAAAAGCACCAAACCTCGATAAAATGGCTGACAACCTGTTGGCAGCTGCAGACAAA TATGCACTAGATCGACTAAAGGTCATGTGTGAAGAAACTTTGTGTAGTAACCTCTCAGTTGAAAATGTTGCAGAAATTCTCATTCTTGCAGATTTGCACAGTGCAGAGCAACTGAAAGCACAAGCAATAGACTTCATTAACAG GTGCAGTGTTCTCCGACAACTTGGGTGTAAGGATGGGAAAAACTGGAGTAACAA CCATGCCACTGATGTAATGGAGACAGAAGGCTGGAAATCGATGATCCACTCCCACCCTCATTTAGTTGCAGAGGCCTTCCGAGCACTGGCAACTGCACAGTGCCCACCCTTTGGTATTCCACGCAAACGATTAAAACAGTCATAA